The stretch of DNA CTCCAGCCCCTAAAAGAGGGTGCCATGGCCCCAGGAAGAAGGGCAGCTGGTGCTGCCCACCGCCCCAGAGCTGGGCACTGAGTCAGGTCCCCCCTTGCTCTGCATCCTACTCGCCTGGGACCGGTGACCAGGAAGGGGTCCAACAGGCAAAGGGCCGCCCTCCCGCCCTGCTGGGCGCCCGCtctgctcccctgccccactgctgctgccccagagGGCAAAGCCCATCCAGAGCAGGCGAGAAGCGCTCCCCAGCGAGGAGACTGGGCGGCTccagcctctgctccctgctcagctgcagccagaCAAGTCCCCCAGCCCAAAGAGAGAGGTGGGCTCTGAGCACCAGGGCACACGGGGAGGCCACGTGGTCTGCAGCATCCTCGCTGCCCGGGATGTGGTGGGCGACCCAAGGGAGCAAACCCGAGCATGCTCTGGAGCGGGTACCTCGTCGGCTGCGGGAGGTACAGCAAGCGAGAAAGAGCACTGAGTGGCagcaggggcagcagcagaagctttAGTGTCCAGGCTGGGGCCGTGCGCATTGCTGCAGAACCTGAAAACGTCAGACAGCCTCATGTACTCCTAGAAATCCACGgcggaggagaaggaggagagtTAGACGCATGCGCTGGCATCATGGTGCTGACTGCAAAGTGGGAGCAAATCTCCCCGCGCCCACATGCCCCACTGCCGCCTgcccagcccttccctgccatgttgccctccctgcctgcggCTGCCCCGGTGCACGGCACCGTGCGGGGAGTGGGGTGCCCCAGCTGGGCTGAGCGTCCCAGCGTGCCGCTTTGCTGCTGCCTTAGGTGTGGCTTTGCTGGGTGcaggctggggatggagggctgcagcctgccctgctgcagtcCCAGTTGCCTTCAGCCGTTCCCATCACCCAGATCTCAGGGTCCCGCAAGGGTCCCCAGCCACAAGTCCTCCCCATTGCGACAGCACCGGATGAGGCACCTCAAGCTGCTCCGAGCCACCTTAAAATCCACTTCCTCACCCTTTCTGAACCAAACATGCTAAAGCTGGGGATTTGCTCTCAGGACCCTAAAGGATGCTGTCAGGAGGGGCCCAGCCAGCAGGTAAGGGGCAGGCAAGGGGGAAGCGCAGGGATGCCTGTGCTGAACGGCACCATGCTGGGGTTAAAACCGAGGGCAGCAGTGGGAGCTGGGATGTCCAGCAGGCTCAGGAGAGCACCTGAAATTGGGGTCTGAGTGTTAATGAGCGCAGCTGCTGGAGAGCTAaatgagagatgctccagccgTGCCATCGCAGCGCACTGCTGTGGGGATGCCCTGCTGCCCGAAGGCGACGTTAGTCCACATAAGGGGTctgacggcggctcggccaaGGAGGGGACAAGCGAGCAAGTACATGCAGTTAGTCCCGTTACCTCTTGTGCCTTGGGGTAGGAGCGGGCGGCAGGAGAAGCTaaggaggcagctgctgccGGCGGGGGACTCAGGGGCTTAGTTCCCTCCAACAGCTCATAAGGCTCTGAGATATGGAGGGTCTCCTGTTGGAGGGTAAAGATCACGTAGGCAAGGCAGGCACAGGCAGCaaggtggcagcagcaggagccccACTGCGGGCAGGCGCAAGGGGACTCTGCCATcccacccctctccccagcagcgGGTTGGGCAGCACTGCGGTCCCCGAGGACATTGTGGCTCTGGCTCCCCGTTCAGAGCCACAATCAGGGCAACGGGGCGACCCACTCCCACCTAAAAGCCTCCAGACATGAACTGGAAGGAGTCCTCCTGTACTGGCACCAAGACAGCCCCACACTTGCTCTCTAGCAGGGACGGAACCCCAGGCAGTGCCTGCCCCAGGTGCCCAGCAGCCGTGCCGAGCCCTTCCCTCGTGGGCACTCGCAGCCCTCGCCGAGCCGCCTGCTAAAAGGCTCCTGCAGCATCTGGGCAGCCCAGCAGGGGAGATGTTGTTGCTCCCAAGCCTGGCTCTGTTgcatttccctccctcccacccaacCTGGCGATGgtctctgcagcccatggagaggcTCTGAGCAGCCGGGAGCACCCGGCTCCGGCCAGAAGGCACCTGGGAGCACAGGAgccactgcagagcagagcttgCGGTCCACCAGGCTCATCCCTGCTGGTGACAGTGGCtcagggcagcaggagagcagcccTAGGGACCATaccctgcctctccctgcttACCTCTCTGAGAGCTGAGGACATTTTTGGGAAGCTCCTGCCGCCTGTGACGAGCTGGTATCGCCTCTCCAGAGACACaagcttctccttctcctgAGCCAGGGGCGACAGCAAGAGCAGAGGCAGCTGATGGTTACTGGCACCCCATGGCCGGTCCCCTCCAGGCTCACCCCAATTGCCAGCACCCCGGCAAGAGCTGGTGCGATCTTGTTCCCTGCCTTGGACACCCCCAGGGTTGGGGAGTGCATGTTGACCCCGCTACTGCTGCATTACcttctgcaggagctgcaggacgCTGTTCCTCTCCCTGGCCAGGCGCTCAGCCTCCTGGGCGCTCTGCAGCCGGATCTGGGCAGCCTGGGCATCCAGCGCGGCCACCCGCTcctggggaggaggcagcagggatgaACTGGCTGCCGGTGAGCCATGGGGCTCAGCCGGGGCCGTGGGGTGCAGCCCGGCCATGCCGGACTCGCTGCCCCCCGTCCGCCCCTACCTTCCTGCGGGCAATGCTGCGGTGGCACTCAGCCCggctctgcaggagctgctggccccGTGCTTCGCGCTCCTCCTCGAGGTGGCTCTCCCGTTCCAGCTGCTGGAACTCCAGGTCCTCAAACAGCTTGGCCTCCGTCTCCAGCGCCTCTGCCTCCTTTGGACACACAAGGGCACAGCAGATCACTCCCTCTGGACGGGCACCTCCACATCCTGCTAGCAGGTCTCCCACAGCAAAATCTCCTGCTGTGCCCCCACGTCCTGCTGGTGCTGGCCGGGAACAGGAACCCATGGCAAAGCCTGTCCCCGGTGCCTGGTGTGGACAGGCAGgcagctttccctgctgcttGGCACCAGCAACATGGGAGACAGCGGCAACCTCTGCCTGGCTGGAGAAGGCGATGGAAGCACTAGGCACTGGCCAGGTCAGAGCCGTCACCCCCATGAGACGATGAGCTCGCCGCAGCCGGGGGGCTTCACCCACCCCTTGGAGACTAGCTGCCCCTCTTGAACTGTGTCTGGGCCGGTGCCGTGCCCTGCCGGGTGGCAAAACACCATGTGCTGGTGTAACCACCAACACGCAGCCCCGCGTCACCAAGCtgatgggcagcagagccccCACGGACCAGCACCGTGCCGGACAAGTGCCTGCGCGTCCTCCCAGCCTTCAAGCACCGACAGCACCCAGTGGCGCTCAGCTCAGGGTTTGCCGGTGCCACCTTGGCAGCAATTGCACCGTGCTCCCTGTGGGGATGCATTCCACCCTGCTCTGGGAGCAGGGCGGCCGTTGCTCTCGTGGCATGGCACGGCACCACCGGCGTAGTGGCTACCGAGGGCTCCCGCACACTGAGACCACCCCATCGCTGTCCGTGCCTGCTGCACACTGGGACCTGCATCCAACGTGGGGGTGCCTGCTCTGAGCAGGCTGTGGCAAGGCGGGTTTATCTGCGCAGTGAGGGCTGGGTAGGGGCCGGCCATGGGCTGGGGAAGGTCAGCCGCCACCAGAAAATACCAGATAATGGGAAAAAATGCTGCGGACCGGCGGTAATGTAAACTGATGGCACCATGTAAATAAACTCTCAGGAAATAGCTGGAAGCAGACAGACAGGGACCCAGCGGTCCCCAAGGCTCCCCAGCCTTCCCAGGGCAGGATCCGTGCTCGTGCCCTGCCTGGTCCAGAGGAGCACAGCAGCTCCGCAGCGGGGGGCAGCCCCGCGCTCTGCCGAGCCAGCACCGCGCCCCGGGCCCGGGCGAGCGGCAAGCTTACCAGGACGGCGGTGCCCGGCGCCAGCCGCCTCCAGCCCAGGTGTGACGCTCCCAGTGCGGCCCCGGCTGGCGGGGAAGAGCTGGCCTAAGCTGGAGCGGAGGGAGGTGGGCCATGGTccgggaggggtggggggagacaCTGACCCTTCGCATCTGCTCCCGCAACTGCTCCCGCATTGACTCAGGGCACTTATCAAGGTGGCTCTTCGACTCATGGTAAAGCGCCCGGAGTTGCTCTAGCTCCTTCCTTTCAGCATCAACCTTTGCCCTTTCCTGAATTGAGGGAgaatgagacaaaaaaaaaaaagaaaagagaaaggggggggagggagagaagagaaaacacaCTTCTCAAATCCACGCCATGCAGAAGCTGCAGAGTTATAAAGGGACTCAGCTGGAAAAAGAGGAGGCTCGCAGGGAGGAGCATCACGGCATCTACAGAGCAGTTGAGAGAGCAACAGCCATGGGGATCCGGGCTGGGCAGTGTTAGAGGGGTTATGGCCAGCCCTGGACCTCAGCCTCATGTTTCCATGCCGAAAGCCCACTTAGGGGCAGTGAAAAGATCAATGCTGACAGCACGGATAAAGTCATCCCTGCAAACGGCTGCACCACACGGACCTTCTAAACAACCGCTAACTAGCTATGTTAATTGATGCTCACCATCTGGGATGCTGCCAATTAAGCACAGCAGGTCCCATATGCATGCTGAGGGACCATGGACCACCCCCATCCATCGGAAGAAGAGGGTTGCCTGCAGGACGGCAGTGAAAATGGGAGACCGAGGTCCAACCCTGCTGTCGGAGATGCTCAGGCTATGCCAAGTTAGCGGCAGAGCAGACACTTGCTCCTGGCCCCAGGCGGAGGGAGAAGGGTccccaaccctccctcccaCGGCCACAGGAGCAGTATGATGGAGGCCAGTAACACGGGGCTGGCACAAGGAATCACCTCCTGCAGGTCTGGCAGCACCATACGGGGGTTAGGCATTGGGAAACACACGCTGCAAGAAACCCTGTTCCATGCTGTGGCAGCATGGAGACACGGGGCATCCATGAAAAGGGATATGGAGTGGACACGCCGGCGGGGAAACAGGGCTGGCACAGCTGGTacaggggctgcagggtgccCAGGAGGCTTCCAGCTATGCAGAGATGTCAGAGGTGATGGCAGACTTCAGAGCAGGCACCGTTAGTGCAATTAGCACAGGCTGGTTAGGAAGCAGGTGGTTAGGTCAGCGGAGAGTTTGGGAGGGGGATTTCCCTGTGCTCCTCTCCTGGCTCTGCACGAGCACCTGGCTAGAGAAGATGCCTGCAAAGGGctggaaaaccaaaaccagaacaaaaatcCCAGACGCCACAGGGGCACTGCTGGCAGCTGCCgatggcagctctgcctggccACAGGCAACCGAACAGCCCAGGCACCTCCATCCATGGGGCGAGCCAGACCCCCAGGGACGCCGGAGCCACATCACGGTGGCACAGAGCCACCAGTGGGACCCAGGCATAGGCTGTGCTGGGACACCGGCCTTGGGCAGTGGGGAGCCAGGTCTCGGCTGCCCTCCTGCCACGGAGCAGCTCACTCAAGGCTGTGCCATGCTGCCCACAAGGCTGCAGCACGGCCAGCAACCAGCAGCCGGGACGAGTGTGCCATGCACGCAGTGGCACAGGTGCCTTCAGACACGGCTGGCAGATCACGGCAGCAACTGCACCAAAGACGACTCCAGGGGGAGGGGGCCAGGACCCCCTCCTTGGCCACTGAGCCCAGTGAAACATCCACAGTGATTTCCCAGCCACCTCCAGCGAGCTGAACGCTACAGCGGTGGCCACCACCACGCGTGAAGATACCCCAaagggcagcagagcagggggaCTTGCCGCGAGACACAGCCCCCCAGCAAGGGCAGGCAATGGGGAGTGCTGAGGCCCCCACTCCAGGTCGGTGCTGcccactgcaggcagcagccatcAGGGAAAGCCCCATGCCACAGAGCCTCCCTGCAAGACTCCACTGGCACAACAGACGGCGGCCGAAACGCACCCCCGGCatcagccctgccctcctctggCAGGGCTGTTAGACCAGTCCCAGGCAGACAGACGGACAGATTCCCCCCCCCACGATGCAAACCCAGAGGGGATGCTCCTCGATGCCTCCATAGAGTGGagggacaggagaggagaaTGTGTCCGCAGGGGAATGCCGCAGCATGGCGCACCAGCTGCAAGCACCGGGGAGGGCACGGCACAGCCGGTGCCGGGGCGGAGCCCTGCCCCGGAGCTCACCTTGTCCCGCTCCTTCCGGATGCTGGCGTCCAGGCTGGAgagcttctcctgcagctgctgcaccgcctcctgctcctgccGCAGCCGTGCCGCCTCCGACTCCCGCTCGCCCTGCAGCAGCGCCCGCTCCATCTCCGCCTGGACAGGCATGGCCACATCACGATGGCTGCCCTGGCTGGATCCGGCTCACGCCCATGGGATCGGACGCTGGCTGGCGAGGGCAGCGAGCAGTGGGGGAGCCGGCAGGGCTCCCCATCCCCTCACCTCTCGTGACgtctcctgcagctgctgctccagctccttGATGCGGCCCTTCAGCTGGTCCAAGCGGCCGAGCACGCTGGCACGCTCCTCCTCCAGCCGCTGTGCCTCCTTGGCCCGTGGGCCCGCCAGCTCCTCGTGCTGCAGAGAGGGCAGGTTGGCATGGCGCAGCATGGCATGGcgcggcacggcgcggcacaGCCGTCCCCTCACCTCGTGGTGGGTGCTCTCAGTGCTGCTGCACTCCTCCTTCAGGTTCTCCTCATCTGACCTCTCCAGGCTTTCCCTCTGCCGCAGTTCCTCAGCAGCACGGCCCAGAGCCACGGCACCCCTGGGCACCCGACGGCCAGCATCCGCGTCACCAGCCAGGAGTCGGTGCACATCGCCCGGCTCGGTGCCATCTGTCTTGGTGTACTCGGCACAGAGGTTCAGGATGGTCTCCAGGCGCTGCCGCTCCTGTGGGGAAGAACGGTCAGCGCGACACCCATCCCGGCACGCGCCGCTGCCAGAGAGCCTGCAGGACCCTGTGCCGATGGCAGGCACCGGGATGCGGGCTCACTCCTTGCCCTGCCCGCACGCTGGGACGGGCTGAGGACATTGCAAAGCCCGATGCAGCCTGCCCcgaccccacgctggagccaTGCACGCAATGTGCCGGAGCTGGAGACGGACTAATTACAGGCGGCAGCACCGGCCGCCGAGCGCCTCCGCTATTTCCAGGCAGTGACTCAGGCCGCCCGCACCAGGCGTGAGTCAGGGCTGAGCAAACAGGGCTCCGGCAGCACAGCCCCCGGGACCGGCAGATGCACAGGGCAAACCCcacccaggcagctgctggctcTATAAAAACTCCATCTACCCTAAATATAGACGCAGTGCCCACAAAGGCACAGCACCATTGCTGGCAGACATGGCCCTGGTGGGGCTGGACCAGACATGCACGGTTTTGCCAAGCCGGGGGCACCACAATTTCAGCCAGCAGCCCCCACAGCCATGCCGACCCCGCAGGTTTCCCCAGGCTGCTGCGAGCCAGGGGGCTTTGTGCTCCTGGAGAGCTGCCGTGCATCGATGGCCGCTCCTGGCCGTAATCCCCCCAAGATAAGCTGGCAGCCTGGCAGCTGCGACAAATCCCCGAGAGGCAAGGGCCAGGttttaaagcagcaaaagcCGAAAGGTGTTTGCAAAGAGGGCGTCCCACGCTCGAACACATCCCCGTGCCCCGCCGGCCCCAGGGCTCACCAGGCGCTCCATCTCCTGCTCCCGCACCCGCTCCTGCCGCTGACGCCGGTGGTACTCCAGCAGCTCATCCTCGTTGTCGCTGATCTCAGTGATGCTGTTCTTGCGTTCCCGCGGCCCTGCCGGTGGCCGTGGGTCCCCCAAGGGCTTCCTGGGGGCGCGGGGGCTCTGCCGGGGCGAGGGCACGGCCGGGGAGCCCAACCCGTACACCGGACTCAGGCTGGTGCCAAAGCTGGGGCGGCGTGGGGGGGTCTCCGCTGGTAGCGGGGGCGAGGGACTCCCAGCGACCCTCGGCTCCTCCAGACCCTTGCGCCTGGCCCGGGGGCTGCCGAGCACCTCCCTGCCCagccggggctgcggggagggggcgtcgggggctgcccgggggctgaCAGCCCGGCGTGACAAGGAGGGGCTCAGGGGGGGCAGCTCCCGCATGCTCTCCACGTTCCTCCGGGCCGCCCGCGGGCTCTCGGGGGGCTGCAGCCGGGCCTCTGGGACCACCCGGCCAGCAGGCTGCCGGCTGGGGGCCAGGGGGTCCCGCGGCTCCcggaaggggctggggggccgCTCCTGCAGGGCCGCCCGCGGCCGCGGTGCTGCCCTGGGGGTCAGCCGGGGGCTGCCTGTCTGGCTGTCCCCAAGCCTCTCGGCTGGCCAAGGCTCACCGGGACCCCCACCGGGTGTGGGGGGCGGGCGCTGGGCGGGTGGCTGCACAGCGTGGTTGTAGCTGGAGGAGCGGAGCGGGACGAGGGGGGGCATGGCCAaaccctgctcctggctgctaGGTGAGGGGCTGGTGTAGCCACCACTGCTGgccggggaggagaggggggagaagTTCTCGTAGCTGGAGCCTCCTGAGGTGgccccagggctgggtgggggggacaggAGGCAGCGCCCACCCCCGTTCACcatgggggagaggggggaccGGCCACGGGCAGGCAGCTTCTTGCCGCTGGGTGACACCGGCTCCTCCAGCACCAGTGAGTCCATGATGTCCTGTAGGTCCTTCTCAATGGAGCTGACGAGGGAGCTGTGGCTGGGACTCCCACGCTCTGATGGCTGGCGGCCACCGTTCACCAGGGCCTCAGGCTCTGCAGGGAGACACGGGAGTAGGCATCAGCATGGCGGGACCCCCCCGCGGCCCCTGCCTGGCCTGGGGTCCCACGGAGCAGCCCGGCATCACCCCTCCACACAGCCTTGCAGAGTCAGCACCGGGTCGCAGCTCCTCTTCCCCCAACCCCAAGCCGCCTGCGCCCCGCTGCCACTGTTTCCCGTGCCGGCTGGAGAGCCAGGCCAGGGAGGAGGCCGGCATCCCACTGGCCCCATCACCAGGGAGACAGAAACCCGATAACACAGCCCAGACGCCCGCTCCCGACATCCCTGCGCTGCCGGCAgctcccggccccgctccctggggagcagctgcCCGTGCCAGCCACCGGCGCCTGCTGCTCGTCCCCGGCACGCTCCGGCACGCCGGCGAGGGGACAGAGATGCGACAGCCAAAAGCCACCGAGCACAGACCCGCAGCACGTCCAGACCCACCGCCACGTTGCCTGCAGCTTCCCCGTACCCCTGGCTGGGCTGCCCCCTTGCCCCGGCTCCCCCGTCCTACCAGCGCAGCACCGATGTGCCTGTCACTCAGGGATGAGCTAATAGTGGCAGGCGCAGAGCCTGGCCAGGACAGCGTGCCACCCGGGCTGCGTCACCCCCTGGCACCCAGCGGCTCCCCCGCGGCGGCCGGCAGCGCCTCGGCGCCCAGAGATGTGCCGCGGCCCCACCCGTGTCATCCTGCCCGGTCCTGCGGGGCAGCGAGGGACTGTGCGGGCCCCACGCGGGATGCTCTGCGGGATGCTCCGCAGCGATGGCACCTCCCCGCGTCCCTCCTCCCGTCCCCCAGCTGCGGGGCATGCTGCCTTCCCAACACACACGTGGCACGGGGAGGCTGCCAAGCTCCTCTCCTCGTGCCAGGGTGTGCCGGTcggggcagggagaagggctACCAGCCCAGGGATCACTGCCGGGGATTCGGACATCCCCGGGAACCAGGCGCGGCACCGGACCTTGGCGCAGGCGCTCGTCCTGTCGGCCCCGCAGACAGGCAGACACAGCAAGATAAGCAGCTGGCGAGATGGAGGATTGCAGCCCGGGAAACGGCCTTCGCAGCCTCCGCGCGGTCGCCCGGGCATGTAAACAGCCCCTCCAAGGCAGCCGAGGGGGGCCCGGCGCAGGCTGATGGGTGATGGCTCTGCCACCGCCAGGCTGGGCAGAGGCGAGAGCCGTGCTTCACTGCCCTTGCAATTACCCTCCTCCAAGGCGATGTTAATCATTAACAAGCGCCAGCACAGCTGCCATGCCGAGTCAACGGCCGGCACATCCGCGGCTGGGCGTCAGCCCCACTCCTGAGCACGGCAGGACCGGGCCGGGAAAGCATCTTGCGCCAGGAAAGCTGGGTCAGGGAGCACCCCAGGGTCCCCAACCGCCCTGCCCGGGACAAGGCGAGGGTCACCTACTTGCTGGCAGCCCGTAGAGAGCCGCTGGGCTCCTGCCCCCCGCCGGGATCATGCTCTTCATCCACTTGGCCTCGGCAGGGTGGTTGAAGCGGAGGAAGGTGGCCTGGCCCAGGCAGATGGTGCAGcctggggaaagaggggagaggGCTCAGCCCCACGCCGGAGCGGTACCAGAGAGAGGCAAGGCGGCAGCcggtgcaggcaggcagccggGCGCTGCCTGTCCCGAAGACGCGTCCCCGGGAGGGGAGCGGGCTCCTGCCGTCAGCAGAGGCTTAGGGGGAGGCTGAAATCCAGGTCACTCccggcagctgcaggcagcgcGTCGCAGGCGCAGGCACAGCTGGGGTCCCTGCCGGGGGCCGTGCTGCCGCgggggagctggcagggctcCAGGGCCTGTGTGGCTGCCAGCTGCAGACAAGACAGCTCCTGTCCCCGGCCGCAAAGCGCCTCTTCTTGGCCCAAAGCGGCAGCCCTCTCGGGGGGAAGGCTGTGGAGCAGCCGCCGGCAAGGAAGgcggctggggaaggggagcggggccgcgcgctgcctgctcccctgccGCCCGCGGTGCCGGGGGAGCCGCGTGCTGGCAGCGGGGAGCGGTGGGCGGCTGCGAGGCTCCATGCTGCAGACACACCCCGCTTTGAAGAGCCTGCCAGGGCCCCGGGGAGAGGCTCACTCTGCACCGACAGCCACAGCCCAAAATCCCTCGCCGGAGGGGACGTGTTTTTGGGAGCATCCGGCAGCCCAGGCCGGCGGCAAGGCGAGCGAGAGGCCGTACGGATTAACCGCCGTCGCCAACACGGGGGGCCCGGCTTCCTCGAGGGAAGGAGTCCTGCTCCCCGGCAGGAGCTGCCGCAGCACCCCAGCTCGGCGAGAGCATCCTGCCTGCCAGGCGGCAATGCCAGCGCCCGGCCCGGCATCGGCTCCTCCGGCTCGAGGCATCGCCGACCAGAGCCTTCCCTGCGCGCCGGCGCTGGCGGAGCCGTGCATCACCCCGGCGAAGCGGGGTACCCCCTACCCCGCGCCGCCCCCCCGAGCCGCCGGCCTCGCAGCCCCACGCCTCGtcctgccctgtggggtccctgCCCGCtcgccctgcctgcagcccacagGCAGGAGAACCGGGGGCTCGGCCGATCCctgcctgtgcccccccccgcagcccacGGCGGACGCGGCGGGACCCCGCGGTCCGTCGCGCCGGAGCCGTCGCGCCCCTTCGCCGGCGGCCACGTGGCTCCCATTGTCCCCCCGAGGGGACGCCGGCGGCAGCGCCCACGCGggtggggtgtcccccccccctccccggggagaGGCAGGGCAaggtgcggggcggggggggggctgcagcgcGGCCGCCCGGGGCGTGGGCGAGGAGGTTTTGCAACCCGTGGATGGACGGGGTgccctcacccccccccatcGGCACGGACACGCGtggcccccccccctcccaccgCGCCACACTcaccgcgccgccgccgccgccgccgccccggcagGGCCGCGCACCGCCCCCGGGGaggggcggcgggagggagggcggggaggggcggcgggggccgggcctCACCCTGCCCCGCCACACGGGCGAGGGTCCTccccggggagcggggcagcGACTGACGGGGTGACACGGGCCGTGCGGGGAGAGGGAACGCCGTGGGGAGGGAccccgggggcgggggagggagggtcCGAGGCCTTCCGGCCACGCAGGAACACCGGCGGGTCCCCGCAGCGGTGCCCCGGGACACCCGAGTTGTTTTCCTCCTTCGCCTCCCCTTCCCAAACCCGGCTCAGCATCTGTACTCTCGCCCGGGAAACGGGTGCGATGGCGGGGGCCAAACCCTGCCCGGCACCGGCCCGCCGGCCTCGCTTTCTCCCTCCCGATCTCGCACACGGCAAAGCCGGTTCCCAAACGGTGCCGGCATCGCGCACGTCCCCACCCCTGGGCGAAGAGGCAGGAGCGTCCCAGCGGGGATGGGCACTTGCAGGATGGATCCACAAACACCCCACTACCCGACGGCACAAGTCCCCCTGCCGGCGCCTGGTCCCGCTCCGGAGACCAGACCATCCCTACCTTGGGTGAGGCGCGTGGGCCGCCGCAGGGGCACACCGTCAATGGCGCAGGCGTTGCCGCAGGGGTGCAGGGTGAGCGTCCCCCGCACGTTCTCGATGTAGCAGTGCTGGGGTGCCAGCCCAGGGCCCTGCAGGACGATGTCCCTCGCGGCCGTGCCGATGGTGGTCCTCCCTGCCGGCAGAGAGGGCGGCTCAGTGTCCCCTCCGCCGACGGCGTGCCTGCGGGGACCCCCCGGCCGCTGGCACTCACCTTCCTCCAGGGGCAGGAGCGTGATGGCAGTGCTGAGCCGGCCGCTGCCCAGGCTCACCAAGTGTGGCTTCTCCGTCTGCACCTTCAGCCCCTTGCCCGTGTCGATCAGGTCCAGGGGGCTG from Haliaeetus albicilla chromosome 7, bHalAlb1.1, whole genome shotgun sequence encodes:
- the PHLDB1 gene encoding pleckstrin homology-like domain family B member 1 isoform X2, coding for MLRGAGPGAPPGAPGCAAMGVPKREQSPVRLSQPAWEGLSHTWPGPGGREGHGEQQTVNLVTPERPGLRRWRECRVTEIVPPRAASCLHRERQPVIAPVGSSPGSLLRVPGRQGAGRGAGRDVARSAGAVHPKVLLLPPGCAGAKPVPENTRHLQAGTMEASGRTPASPTRRVQTIIQNSPLDLIDTGKGLKVQTEKPHLVSLGSGRLSTAITLLPLEEGRTTIGTAARDIVLQGPGLAPQHCYIENVRGTLTLHPCGNACAIDGVPLRRPTRLTQGCTICLGQATFLRFNHPAEAKWMKSMIPAGGRSPAALYGLPAKPEALVNGGRQPSERGSPSHSSLVSSIEKDLQDIMDSLVLEEPVSPSGKKLPARGRSPLSPMVNGGGRCLLSPPPSPGATSGGSSYENFSPLSSPASSGGYTSPSPSSQEQGLAMPPLVPLRSSSYNHAVQPPAQRPPPTPGGGPGEPWPAERLGDSQTGSPRLTPRAAPRPRAALQERPPSPFREPRDPLAPSRQPAGRVVPEARLQPPESPRAARRNVESMRELPPLSPSLSRRAVSPRAAPDAPSPQPRLGREVLGSPRARRKGLEEPRVAGSPSPPLPAETPPRRPSFGTSLSPVYGLGSPAVPSPRQSPRAPRKPLGDPRPPAGPRERKNSITEISDNEDELLEYHRRQRQERVREQEMERLERQRLETILNLCAEYTKTDGTEPGDVHRLLAGDADAGRRVPRGAVALGRAAEELRQRESLERSDEENLKEECSSTESTHHEHEELAGPRAKEAQRLEEERASVLGRLDQLKGRIKELEQQLQETSREAEMERALLQGERESEAARLRQEQEAVQQLQEKLSSLDASIRKERDKERAKVDAERKELEQLRALYHESKSHLDKCPESMREQLREQMRREAEALETEAKLFEDLEFQQLERESHLEEEREARGQQLLQSRAECHRSIARRKERVAALDAQAAQIRLQSAQEAERLARERNSVLQLLQKEKEKLVSLERRYQLVTGGRSFPKMSSALREETLHISEPYELLEGTKPLSPPPAAAASLASPAARSYPKAQEEYMRLSDVFRFCSNAHGPSLDTKASAAAPAATQCSFSLAVPPAADEYVTVEQLSGILGSLRAPAASPLGCAPPAPSSSGCAAPPPPPPLPSLSSPSISAEMEQQLLGGRVWLPALDLEKWYQEVMAGFETSFSSVSPPSSPPPLPAKAHSCHKPLQVYRAKTEGDAGALAPRMKSGTPSSSQLNLSVLGRSPSPKLTACRPAQGPPSPAGSLPRNLAATLQDIETKRQLALQQKAKLLPAEPLQPGDLPGQQVIEEQKRRLAELKQKAAAEAQSQWEALHGQPPFPAAFPPLVHHSILHHHHPHGIGPRAEELDHAYDTLSLESSDSLETSISTGNNSACSPDNISSASGMEAGKIEEMEKMLKEAHAEKSRLMESREREMELRRQALEDERRRREQLERRLQDETARRQKLVEKEVKLREKHFSQARPLTRYLPIRKEDFDLRLHIESSGHSVDTCYHVILMEKMCKGYLVKMGGKIKSWKKRWFVFDRMKRTLSYYVDKHETKLKGVIYFQAIEEVYYDHLRSAAKSPNPALTFCVKTHDRLYYMVAPSAEAMRIWMDVIVTGAEGYTQFMN
- the PHLDB1 gene encoding pleckstrin homology-like domain family B member 1 isoform X14: MLRGAGPGAPPGAPGCAAMGVPKREQSPVRLSQPAWEGLSHTWPGPGGREGHGEQQTVNLVTPERPGLRRWRECRVTEIVPPRAASCLHRERQPVIAPVGSSPGSLLRVPGRQGAGRGAGRDVARSAGAVHPKVLLLPPGCAGAKQPVPENTRHLQAGTMEASGRTPASPTRRVQTIIQNSPLDLIDTGKGLKVQTEKPHLVSLGSGRLSTAITLLPLEEGRTTIGTAARDIVLQGPGLAPQHCYIENVRGTLTLHPCGNACAIDGVPLRRPTRLTQGCTICLGQATFLRFNHPAEAKWMKSMIPAGGRSPAALYGLPAKPEALVNGGRQPSERGSPSHSSLVSSIEKDLQDIMDSLVLEEPVSPSGKKLPARGRSPLSPMVNGGGRCLLSPPPSPGATSGGSSYENFSPLSSPASSGGYTSPSPSSQEQGLAMPPLVPLRSSSYNHAVQPPAQRPPPTPGGGPGEPWPAERLGDSQTGSPRLTPRAAPRPRAALQERPPSPFREPRDPLAPSRQPAGRVVPEARLQPPESPRAARRNVESMRELPPLSPSLSRRAVSPRAAPDAPSPQPRLGREVLGSPRARRKGLEEPRVAGSPSPPLPAETPPRRPSFGTSLSPVYGLGSPAVPSPRQSPRAPRKPLGDPRPPAGPRERKNSITEISDNEDELLEYHRRQRQERVREQEMERLERQRLETILNLCAEYTKTDGTEPGDVHRLLAGDADAGRRVPRGAVALGRAAEELRQRESLERSDEENLKEECSSTESTHHEHEELAGPRAKEAQRLEEERASVLGRLDQLKGRIKELEQQLQETSREAEMERALLQGERESEAARLRQEQEAVQQLQEKLSSLDASIRKERDKERAKVDAERKELEQLRALYHESKSHLDKCPESMREQLREQMRREAEALETEAKLFEDLEFQQLERESHLEEEREARGQQLLQSRAECHRSIARRKERVAALDAQAAQIRLQSAQEAERLARERNSVLQLLQKEKEKLVSLERRYQLVTGGRSFPKMSSALREETLHISEPYELLEGTKPLSPPPAAAASLASPAARSYPKAQEVYRAKTEGDAGALAPRMKSGTPSSSQLNLSVLGRSPSPKLTACRPAQGPPSPAGSLPRNLAATLQDIETKRQLALQQKAKLLPAEPLQPGDLPGQQVIEEQKRRLAELKQKAAAEAQSQWEALHGQPPFPAAFPPLVHHSILHHHHPHGIGPRAEELDHAYDTLSLESSDSLETSISTGNNSACSPDNISSASGMEAGKIEEMEKMLKEAHAEKSRLMESREREMELRRQALEDERRRREQLERRLQDETARRQKLVEKEVKLREKHFSQARPLTRYLPIRKEDFDLRLHIESSGHSVDTCYHVILMEKMCKGYLVKMGGKIKSWKKRWFVFDRMKRTLSYYVDKHETKLKGVIYFQAIEEVYYDHLRSAAKSPNPALTFCVKTHDRLYYMVAPSAEAMRIWMDVIVTGAEGYTQFMN